The DNA sequence attaagtgagtatctgGCGAACGCAAGCATCActttaatcataaaccctttagacgcgtctgcagcagacacttattttgacaagacgcatgatgcacataggttcacatgacgccctgaacacatattttggcatgacgagtcacacacatgatgggctacatacactTTATGACGAGCTTCGTATCGTGCGCCCACATGTGAAAGTTGCACACGCTTATTTAGTCAATTGCTCTAATATCTAAGAATGCccttacatatacatgtacaaaacgttGTGTAGCATGCTTAATAACAACAGAAGCAGGCGAaagactctgacataatattagtgtgCGTCAACTTTAACCCATAATTTTTCCCACTGGTATTTTAACAACTCGCCCACAGACCATCCCCTCCAAGTAGAAgaggtcaaaagtggacaaaagaaaCTGATTAAAATCGCATAGTAGCCTACTatgatgtttttgttaaaaaatatatttatattaatgttttacCACAAACAGTTTCAAAACTGACAAAGTcgtaattaatttattatttattcaagcATTTGCATACACAATTTTGAATTTTGTCTCATACCTTTGAATAATATGAATCATGTTATCTTTACAGTTAATGTATAAGATGTGACAGATTTTAAGGATGTGCTAAATAGAGGAAGTGGCACctctaataaaatgtttaaaaaaaataatgcataaaaacataaaagtatCTTCAAACATGTTCTTCATGCAGCCTGGCATCATTTTGCTTaacctgaaaaaaaaataaagagcaATGAACATGACTTGAAAGACAAGACTACGTTGTAATGACAGTTAACATTTAAGCCTGCTGAAAAGACCAACATAGCATGAAATGTTGGTTTGTTGTTCAATTGCAACACTTCACTCTCTTGGTCAACCATCTTCACCAGGAAGGCCAAGCTGGTTGACCAGTCTCACCAGCTAAGTCTAAGAAACAGCTAAGGAAAACACAAATTGTTTATATTACATGAGAAAGACTTAACGTACGGCAGTAGAGCCTGTTAACACGCTGGATGTCAGTGTTGCTCATACTTTTTGCTTCACCGATCACAACATTTGAATTTGGAATGGGAATGATGGTTGCTTTATTGTTCTTGCTGAAAGCATACCTGAAACCACATAAAAAACATTAGACTGATTATCAAGTGTTATTATTagtttgtaaaaaaatcatttttggtCTAGACTAAACTAAAACTTGCCTTGGATACTGCATCACAGAGTTGTAGTCATAAGGAGTCCCCAGATTGTTGGTTTCCTTTTTGTCAAAATTGTACTGCATTGCTGTTACATTGTATAAGAAAGTGTTATTAACTGTAAATGTGAAACTTCTTCATACATTGTAAAAGACTACAGGTCATGCAATATTTCTGGCTGAATTGTAAGATTCACtaaggtatacattttgttTAGAACCTATGACCCGCTGAATAGTTTAAAACCAAATCTGAAGTAATTTCTCAGAAGAACTAGATGTACCAGGTATGACGTTTTGATATAGGATTTGGACATGTTGGTCCCGGTCACTACGATTCTGCTCGTGATGGAACCCGAGAGCATGAAGCAGCTCGTGCTGAACAGTACTGTGATAAACACACCCATTGCGGTCCAGAGACACAATCTGCCCTCCACCTTGACGTCCCAAATACGAATAGCAGCTGTAGGCACacatggggcaaaaacagcagGAATCTTTATTGTGAATCTGATGCACACATTTACTATATGCACAAcacagaaagagaaaaataatCTAGAGACTTACCCCGAGACAGACTTTATGTCGACAAAGTCCCTCTGTCCTCTGTGAGGAGTGAACCGAATGCAGGTTGACTGGTGAAAGGACTTCAGGCCTTTTTTAATCACACTAATTTCTTGGGGAGCTGTTAAAGAAGCAAAGGGTTAAGCAGAATTTGTACTGTCTGTCATGAAGTAATACAAAATTATTGAGAGTAAGAGTTGTCAATTACAGTACTGTTTGGAGATGACGTAGGGTACATAGACCTTTCCATTTTTGCTTTTACGCCATTTACATCCACGAGCTGTGCATGGATCTGCATTCTGGAATCCTGTTGCTACAGCTATGTCTCCAAACATGATCAAAGGATCGTCCAGTCCCTCTCCTGTATGATATCATTTACTTATTTATGCAACCTGTTCATTCTGGGAATgtaattttcaaaacatttattgtttaaataccTGCATGTTTGTTGGCTTCAAGTATTGTGGACACTGGAACGCCATCTTCATCATTGCTGTTATCTATGTATTCAAAATCAGTAAACCAttaataaaacacacaaatgcaGTATAATAAACATCATTCACAATTGTTCTAACAATTTAACCCCTTTTACCTGGTGTCTCAGGAATCCTTCTGAAGAAAATCTGTTTTACACAGATGTAGATTAGGTATCTttaattaaaaagaaatgttttttattttttgatataTCTGATGCCTTTGCTCTCACCTCAACAGAACGACTTTGAGCTGGAACAAAGCTCAGCAGAAGAGAGATGAACACCAGCAGGTACATGATGAGAGCTTCTGGAACAGCAGTACTGGGATCAAACAGAGCTGAGTGTTAAATAGTTTTCTGAGAGCTGTTAACTTCCCTTTTTGTATCCCACCCCCTAAATTTAAACCCGAAAAGTACAATGTACATAAAATGAGTGAACTATACTCAAACagtgaaaaaaaagtttattcaacttaaaatttttgtttgttcaaCGATTTCACCGCAACGAGTTCCACAAACTCAAATAAAATGAGTCAAAGAACATTGCAAACtcacaaattttatttataacttCCAAACTGAGTAATATAAACATTTGGGTTGAGATTAAtttgtatttataaatattatttacttaaaatttttaAGTTGGTTTACTTAAAAGTTTTGAGTACTCTGAACTTGTCGGGTTTTacaatgaaaatatttaacctCTTAGAGAAATTTCACAAACCAGTTACCTCAAAtttttctgttctgttctgCTTATTCAGATTCTAATGTGGTCAAATGTGTTCACACAAAAGACAGCCTAGGTGCCTACTCTCTGCAAATTGATTTAATGTGTATACAGTCAAgctcaaaattattcataccCTTTGTAAATATGACCAAAGAAGGCTGTGAAAATATATCCGCATCGTTAATAATTTTGatctttactttaaaaaatctacAAAAAATCCAACCTTTCATTGGAGAGGAATCATTTCAAAATGGGGGGAAATCTCATAATTTCTCAAGAAATATTTTTCTCTAATACACACTGCCCACAATTAATCATACCCTTTCATTAAATTCTTTTTGCAACCTCATTTCCTAAGAGAACAGCTTACCTATAATGCCTGATGAGTTTGGAGAACACCTGACAAGAGTTTAGAGACCATAACTTCATGCAGAATCTCTCCGGATCCTTCAGATTCCAGCTCCATGTTGGTGCTTTTTCTCTTCAGTTCATCCCATTCATTTTCTTTAGAGTTCAGGTCAGGGGACTGGGATTGTCATGGCTAAAGCTTCTTTTTGTGCTCAGTAACTCATCTTCGTGTCAGTTTTGATGTTTGTTTGGGATCATTGCCCTGAAAGAAGATCCAACCATGGCCCAGTATATGATTTCTAACAGGGACAGtcaggtttttattttttatctgttgGTATTTCATAGAATCCATGATGCCATGTATCTGATCAAGATGTCCAGGTCCTTCAGCAGAAAAATAGGCCCACAACATTAAAGATACAGCTGTATATTTCATTTTACACGTGGTGTACATTTTACCCCTGTGTGCACCAAACTAATGTTGAGTTTTTGCTGCTAAAAAAgctattttttgtttcatttgttctcttgGGAAAGGAGGTTGCAAAAAGAATGGAATAAAAGGGTATGATGAATTGTGAGCAGTGTGTATTAGAGAAAAATATTTCTCTCATAATGAGATTTTCCcccattttaaaattattcttCTCCAATGAAAGGTTGgatttttatagattttttaaagtaaagatCAAAATTATTAACGATGCAGATTTATTTCCACAGCCTTCTTTGGTCATAGTTTCAAAGggtatgaataattttgagcTTGACTGTACCAATCAATCACTATGTTTTTCCATCTGTCCTGGCTTCTAGTCTGATAAAACTATAGCGTCTGCTCTCTgcctctttcatttttttttttattttgcaagcAGTGGCGGCTGGCGACTTCTCTTCCAAGGGGCGCAGATTCAAAATGTGTGTAAGATGTcgtttgtcatttcaaaatgttcttgttgcgtcatgtgaaccatgtgctcGTTATGGTTAAGCACCTTCTTACCTCTCCGAATTGATTATCCCCTATACCGCTGCCTGTACCGTGAGATCGAGCTCTGAAGACTTGCTTGCAGTACACAAACCATCGCAAGACCTTTGTGATGTCTTTTCTCTTCAGACCTTTAAAACCCTTCTCAAAACTCACTTATTTACTTTATGTTTTGTTAAGTGATTGTCTATCTTCTTCAGCACTATGGGTGTTTTTGTAAGTCTAGTGTAGATTGTTTGATTACATGTAGTAAGTATACTGACTGTTTGCTTATATGTATGTTTGTATGCCATCTTCATGTAAAGCGTCCTTGGATTCttgaaaggcgctatataaataaaacatattataattattattattattattattattattattatgtgcaTCATGagtcttgtcaaaatatgtgcctgctgctTTAAagtggtttatgataaaaaaggcACTCACGTTCACGAAATACTCTCAAGACACTCACTTATCACTAAACTCTGaatacacatgagattaagcgagtatctggcaaacgcgagcatcacttttatcataaaccctttagacacgtctGCAAACATATCCTATTAATACCAGGTATGCCTTAGAACTCTACACTGGACATACAAACCTCagcaaacatttattaaaagaaCTCCAAATAGAGACAGCAACAAAAGCATAAAACCAGGTCTTTTCAGAAAAATCATTCAGACCAGCAGTTCCTTTTACAACTTTTTTACAACTTTGACCAATTGTGACCAGTAGTAAATGTATGATGTTGATATGATGTTGATATAGAAAAATTTAAACTGCATATATGTATGACTGAACTACAATTTATGGGAAAAGAGAAGGAAATGCTTGTGGTCTGTGAGAAGGGTGTTTATGGTCAGTAAAGAGGTTGCTTTTGTGCAATACTTTGTCTATACATTCTCCATAGGTTTATTAAACATGCTGTAGTTATCTTTTACAAAACAAACAGCTGTTTAAATTATTCTAACCAATGCAAGTTTCCACTTATTAGCAGGTCTGTGTATTTGGATGTATAAAGCAAATAGTGGTTTCTGAAGACAATGCAAAAAATtggaaattatacttttttgtgcaattttCTTTGAAGCAGAACATCTAAAAGACGAACCTGGTTTACACAAGTAACGGTTTTGTCTTTTGTTTTCCATTAACCAGATTGTAATACATGTGGTTAGCAAAAGAGGATGTGTAAAAATTTCAAAAGATTTCAAAAGAGCACCTTTGGCACGAAAGGGcagatagataggtagatagagGGAGCATTATGTGTTCgtatttaattgtttgttctgTTTAGTATATAAACATCTGTTCAGTTCAGGTTGAAAACGTGGCATTCAGTCATTTAGAATCTTGTACACTGCCATTCAAAAGTTTAGGGTAAactattaattatttttatatccACATTTTTGAACAATAGTAAACTCATGAAAATTAtggaataacacaaatgtaacttaCAGAATTACCATGAggctagaaataaaaaaatctaaactcatacatttttgtatcttCAAATTAAAGAAATTAACATGTTAGAGCAAATACAATTTTCTCAACAACCCTAATTTCAAACATTTTGGCATATTTATTTAGATCAAAAGtgattaaaatcataaaaaaaaaacattttaacatttgaaaCTTTGTGATCAAAATCATAAAAagacattttaacatttgaaactttggatgcactgtaagtcactttgaataaaattgcctgcatgtaaaaatgttttactaAGATGCTGTAGCCAGAACTCGAAAACCAGAAAAGCAATAACTTTCCATTGTCCTGATAAATACGAAAGAATATTGGCTTTGAATATGAATACTGTATCCCATTGTCTATTATGATTATCCTAGATTACTTTATTATGATTAATAGTTATTGTAATAGGCCTACATCTATGCATTAAAATGTTTCACTTTAAGAGAGGTACAGTGGGTAGCATTGTTACCTAAAGCAAGACTGCAGTCACGAAATTTGTGCTTGGGTCTGTCTGATGAAATAGGCCTCTGACCACAAATAAGATATACACATTAACCCATTATAAGTCCTATAATGCTACTAAATGATTTACACAGATGCACAACTTTAATGCAAATATTACTCCAAAGACCATGGCCACTTTAATACTTTAAGTTGAAAGGAATTTTATGCTTTGCTCCAGTTGAACCTTCAGTGGGACAGCATACAAATATCTATTGTTTGATACAtgatttaggggcggtttcctggacagggattaggctagtcctagactaaaataaatgtaagagctctccaaactgaaaacaacttgcactgacatatctcaaaatacatcagggccctttgttttacctcaaaatgcacacaggtaatgtttttagtaaggcatgtttgtttaaactagttatatttcctaattaaactaaggcctagtcttggattaagctaatcctggtctgggaaactgctccatagtagtatttttaggaaattttattttaactacATTCATAATTTGCAGAATgatgtaataataaaatataggtTCATTGTATATAACTATAGTATGTCCAAGGTCTAAACATTGTTTAGGgacatatatattttacattcacAAAACCTTGTTTAACAAAGGGGAGGAGCCACCACAGGCC is a window from the Misgurnus anguillicaudatus chromosome 21, ASM2758022v2, whole genome shotgun sequence genome containing:
- the LOC129445193 gene encoding hatching enzyme 1.2-like isoform X8; translation: MKLWSLNSCQVFSKLIRHYSTAVPEALIMYLLVFISLLLSFVPAQSRSVEIFFRRIPETPDNSNDEDGVPVSTILEANKHAGEGLDDPLIMFGDIAVATGFQNADPCTARGCKWRKSKNGKVYVPYVISKQYSPQEISVIKKGLKSFHQSTCIRFTPHRGQRDFVDIKSVSGCYSYLGRQGGGQIVSLDRNGCVYHSTVQHELLHALGFHHEQNRSDRDQHVQILYQNVIPAMQYNFDKKETNNLGTPYDYNSVMQYPRYAFSKNNKATIIPIPNSNVVIGEAKSMSNTDIQRVNRLYCR